The Fuerstiella sp. genome has a segment encoding these proteins:
- the panC gene encoding pantoate--beta-alanine ligase: MDVVQHPADIQQSICDRRRSGQTIGLVPTMGALHQGHLSLVAAARAACDCVVTTIFVNPKQFAAGEDFEDYPRTMESDLDLCRAADTDLVFAPAAGDMYLPDCLTKVEVADMAKLLEGESRPNHFNGVTTIVAKLFNITLPDRAYFGQKDYQQQMIIRRMVRDLNWNIDIVTCPTIREPDGLAMSSRNRYLSPVERDQALILNRVLEQADRLASAGGMNPQAIQTGMTKTLSNAEGLEPDYAVVVDPESLRPMEKESGNAVALLAVRVGNTRLIDNRMLTFAE; encoded by the coding sequence ATGGACGTTGTTCAGCATCCAGCCGACATACAACAGAGTATTTGTGACCGACGTCGGTCGGGACAAACGATCGGCCTGGTGCCGACGATGGGAGCACTGCATCAAGGGCATCTAAGCCTGGTTGCTGCAGCGAGGGCTGCATGCGATTGCGTGGTCACCACAATCTTTGTGAACCCGAAGCAGTTTGCCGCCGGAGAAGATTTCGAGGATTACCCTCGAACGATGGAATCCGATCTGGACTTATGCCGGGCTGCAGACACCGACCTGGTGTTCGCTCCCGCTGCGGGTGACATGTATTTGCCTGACTGCCTCACAAAAGTGGAGGTGGCCGACATGGCAAAACTTCTTGAGGGAGAGTCCCGTCCGAACCATTTTAACGGTGTCACGACGATCGTGGCAAAATTATTCAACATCACCCTTCCGGACCGGGCATATTTCGGCCAGAAAGATTACCAGCAGCAGATGATTATCCGACGGATGGTCAGGGACCTCAACTGGAATATAGACATTGTCACATGCCCAACGATCCGTGAACCGGACGGCCTCGCAATGAGCAGCCGAAACCGATATTTGAGCCCCGTGGAAAGAGACCAGGCCTTAATATTGAACCGCGTACTTGAACAGGCAGATCGGCTGGCATCAGCCGGTGGGATGAATCCTCAGGCGATTCAAACGGGAATGACCAAAACCCTTAGCAATGCCGAAGGACTCGAACCGGACTATGCCGTCGTGGTGGATCCGGAGTCTCTGCGCCCGATGGAGAAAGAATCTGGAAACGCGGTTGCACTGCTGGCTGTCCGGGTCGGCAACACACGTCTGATCGATAACAGAATGCTGACATTCGCTGAGTGA
- the scpB gene encoding SMC-Scp complex subunit ScpB encodes MLSAIRLQQPGTTLRSRCVSGSANTSERLRIALLCEPRFRLRHTIDTSLMRPDGSLLRSNRMARLEAALIITRSASASRLARVARLVDAAEVHQLTALLNASYDRCLSAFRIQQTAAGYQLLTRPALAGWLDRLHQRQNRMKLSQPAQETLTIIAYQQPVTRADVEAVRGVQSTDLIRQLIDRGLIRVAGEDDSLGRPFLYATTRAFLDMFGLRRLEDLPDYASLSRNPRQRTFPDTGNGIRTKVDTRDDDIADDAEPLSENEPPDSVDHLKAA; translated from the coding sequence ATGTTGTCTGCGATTCGGTTGCAGCAACCGGGAACCACACTTCGTAGCCGTTGTGTCTCAGGCTCTGCAAACACCAGTGAACGTTTGCGGATAGCATTACTGTGTGAGCCGCGTTTCCGTCTGCGGCACACGATTGATACTTCACTGATGCGTCCGGACGGGTCTCTGCTGCGGTCGAACCGGATGGCGCGGCTTGAGGCTGCTCTGATCATCACACGCTCAGCATCAGCGAGTCGTCTGGCGCGAGTGGCACGTCTCGTCGATGCTGCAGAAGTTCATCAGCTGACGGCTCTACTCAATGCCAGTTATGATCGGTGTCTGTCGGCTTTCCGGATACAGCAAACTGCGGCGGGTTATCAGCTGTTGACCCGCCCTGCCCTGGCGGGATGGCTGGATCGACTGCACCAACGACAGAACCGTATGAAGTTGTCCCAGCCGGCGCAGGAGACTCTCACGATCATTGCCTACCAGCAACCGGTTACCCGTGCTGACGTAGAAGCTGTACGGGGCGTACAGTCCACGGATCTGATTCGTCAGCTCATTGATCGAGGTCTTATTCGAGTGGCGGGGGAAGACGATTCGCTGGGCCGGCCGTTTTTGTATGCTACGACTCGCGCCTTTCTGGACATGTTTGGACTTCGTCGACTTGAGGATCTTCCGGACTATGCTTCACTGTCTCGAAACCCCCGTCAACGTACTTTTCCTGACACTGGTAACGGGATCAGGACTAAGGTTGATACACGAGATGACGATATCGCCGATGATGCCGAGCCACTTAGTGAGAACGAGCCGCCTGATTCGGTAGATCACTTAAAAGCGGCCTGA
- a CDS encoding thymidylate kinase, producing MTVLIAIEGIDGAGKGTQAGLITRRLRDLGYQTDSIQFPRYSATSFGEAIGDFLNGRFGSLEDVHPQLAAVLYAGDRFESLSVLQESMKSNDVVVLDRFTASNFAHQSAKLPGPERAKLVDWIDDIEHRVFGLPRPNLNVLLEISSSWSRELVGRKNERDYTSDEADIQEDDQSYLERVRECYLSIAESQPNWRVVECLGEAGDLRAVQEISDDILACVRPLLSDLPNQAARSH from the coding sequence ATGACGGTATTGATTGCGATCGAAGGGATCGACGGGGCCGGAAAAGGGACTCAGGCCGGACTGATCACCCGACGACTGCGTGATCTCGGTTATCAAACTGATTCGATTCAGTTCCCGCGTTATTCGGCCACTTCGTTCGGCGAAGCGATAGGTGATTTTCTGAATGGTCGCTTCGGCTCACTTGAAGACGTCCATCCTCAACTTGCGGCCGTCCTGTATGCCGGTGACCGATTTGAATCGCTGAGTGTGTTGCAGGAATCAATGAAGTCAAACGATGTCGTGGTGCTGGATCGATTTACTGCGAGCAACTTTGCTCATCAGTCTGCCAAATTACCGGGACCAGAACGCGCCAAACTCGTCGACTGGATCGATGACATCGAACACCGTGTGTTCGGTCTGCCTCGTCCGAATCTCAACGTCCTGCTGGAAATTTCATCCAGCTGGAGTCGAGAACTGGTAGGTCGCAAAAATGAGCGGGACTACACTTCAGACGAGGCTGACATTCAGGAAGACGATCAGTCATATTTGGAACGCGTGCGAGAGTGTTACCTCAGCATTGCAGAATCGCAGCCGAACTGGCGTGTTGTGGAGTGCCTTGGCGAAGCTGGAGATTTGCGAGCCGTTCAGGAAATCAGTGACGACATTCTCGCATGTGTCAGGCCGCTTTTAAGTGATCTACCGAATCAGGCGGCTCGTTCTCACTAA
- a CDS encoding DUF1571 domain-containing protein, with amino-acid sequence MRNLRESITCLLVTGLLAVVDVKISVAGETKQHPLRPALRVLEKSLKKIQAIPAYEATFTKTERVNDRMVSQNMKMKFRRKPFSVYLYFMGENKGREVIYVEGSNNGNLLVHETGIASFAGTLRLAPGDNLVMAENRHPITGAGIEKFLLVLRKQWTKESKYGETSVKYFRNAKLAEMTCRRIVVTHPRPRRQFPFHKTVLWIDDESGLAVRLQQFGFPVRNDAEPPVVEDYTYTDLRSNVRISDRDFDENNPKYNY; translated from the coding sequence ATGCGGAACTTACGGGAATCCATAACCTGTTTACTGGTCACAGGTCTGCTCGCAGTCGTTGATGTGAAGATTTCGGTCGCCGGGGAAACCAAACAGCACCCGCTCAGACCTGCCCTGCGTGTTCTTGAGAAAAGTCTCAAAAAAATCCAGGCAATCCCGGCTTACGAGGCCACATTCACTAAGACGGAACGTGTCAATGATCGCATGGTCTCTCAAAACATGAAAATGAAGTTTCGCCGGAAACCATTCAGTGTGTATCTGTATTTTATGGGAGAAAACAAGGGTCGAGAAGTAATTTACGTTGAGGGGAGCAACAACGGCAACCTCCTTGTTCACGAAACAGGTATCGCCAGCTTTGCCGGAACGCTGAGACTGGCCCCCGGTGATAATCTTGTCATGGCTGAAAATCGACACCCAATTACAGGGGCAGGTATCGAAAAATTCCTGCTTGTACTGCGAAAGCAGTGGACAAAGGAATCGAAATACGGTGAAACAAGTGTAAAGTATTTTCGCAACGCGAAACTCGCAGAGATGACCTGCCGGCGAATTGTTGTGACTCATCCGCGACCGCGTCGCCAGTTTCCATTTCACAAAACCGTTTTATGGATCGACGACGAAAGCGGACTCGCCGTACGACTGCAACAATTCGGATTTCCTGTTCGCAACGATGCAGAACCTCCCGTCGTTGAGGACTATACCTATACAGATCTGCGATCAAACGTCCGTATTTCTGATCGTGACTTTGACGAAAACAACCCGAAATATAATTATTAG
- the lgt gene encoding prolipoprotein diacylglyceryl transferase, translated as MRKVLLRLVYEHFWQVRPVGNELHVGIGWLYVLWMVVAFVCALILWRKTRSISEVCVSLGFWSLIPAGLILTGLTDSEIVQHGIPVFGYGFMMFVGFSAGTLLAVHHAKYIGMDPAVIMDLMMWLLIPGLVGARLFYVCQYPDRIFGLPDRNPLWSLMALWDGGLVFYGAVIGGAFGGWIFCRRRKIRPLLLGDVVAPSLLIGSGFGRIGCFLYGCCYGGACSLPWAVRFPPDSLTYQVQLNTGVIQSGAVSTTSLHPTQIYSSLLAFCLAGFLTWCFRRRKFEGFVVGLTFTMYPINRFLIEFIRNDEQGQLGTSLTISQWISIALFTGGITMLVWLSKTNDSFQVNKRNTQPG; from the coding sequence ATGCGAAAAGTGCTTTTGCGGCTTGTCTACGAACATTTCTGGCAGGTTCGTCCGGTCGGCAACGAGTTACACGTTGGTATCGGATGGTTATATGTCCTTTGGATGGTAGTGGCATTCGTCTGCGCGCTGATACTGTGGCGAAAAACCCGCAGTATCAGTGAGGTATGCGTCTCACTTGGATTCTGGTCACTGATTCCGGCGGGCCTGATACTGACTGGCCTTACCGACAGTGAAATCGTTCAACACGGGATTCCGGTATTCGGTTACGGTTTTATGATGTTCGTTGGATTCTCAGCCGGAACGTTACTGGCAGTGCATCATGCGAAATACATCGGCATGGATCCTGCGGTGATCATGGACCTGATGATGTGGCTGTTGATCCCGGGACTGGTCGGAGCTCGTTTATTCTATGTATGTCAGTATCCGGACCGTATCTTTGGACTTCCCGACCGGAATCCACTGTGGTCATTGATGGCACTGTGGGACGGAGGTTTAGTGTTCTACGGGGCTGTCATCGGCGGCGCGTTCGGCGGCTGGATTTTTTGCCGTCGCCGAAAAATCCGCCCGCTTTTGCTCGGGGATGTTGTCGCTCCGTCGCTGCTTATCGGATCCGGATTCGGACGCATTGGCTGTTTCCTGTACGGATGCTGTTACGGTGGGGCATGCAGTCTACCCTGGGCCGTACGGTTTCCACCGGACAGCCTGACCTATCAGGTACAGCTGAACACAGGAGTCATTCAATCGGGTGCGGTGTCCACTACATCCCTGCATCCAACACAAATCTACAGTTCACTGCTGGCTTTTTGTCTGGCTGGATTCCTGACGTGGTGCTTCAGAAGACGAAAGTTCGAAGGCTTTGTGGTGGGATTGACATTCACAATGTACCCAATCAATCGTTTTTTGATTGAGTTCATTCGTAATGATGAACAGGGACAGCTGGGAACAAGTCTGACAATTTCTCAATGGATCAGTATCGCTTTGTTCACCGGCGGCATCACCATGCTGGTCTGGCTGTCAAAAACAAATGATTCATTCCAGGTAAACAAACGTAACACTCAACCCGGATAA
- the rny gene encoding ribonuclease Y, which yields MDPSVVGAAVAAGLAGIALGFFFDRLRKGSAYQGRDEILEQARRDAENNRRNEEIVLKEEMLKRREEQEQKLEQLRDKIRDRERGVDKRESQLRELQNGITKKEQMLQATQLKLTERSKATDARQKELDRLLNEEREQLYKISGLTKEQASEQLLRRIERDLADEVGALIMKHEDEVKGECEKQAREIIGMAVQRYASTHVSETTVSSVDIPSDEMKGRIIGREGRNIRAFEKATGVDVIVDDTPGVVIVSAFDNVRREVGKLSLTRLIQDGRIHPSRIEEVVQETQKEMQEHIRRMGLEACEEAGVRGLHKKLVDLMGRLQFRTSYSQNVRQHSIEVAHLTGMMAEQLGLDGTLARRCGFLHDLGKAADHEMEGGHPAVGAELLRRYGEGEEVVHAAAGHHDDIRPEYIYTVLVAAADAISAARPGARRETLEKYVRRLEELETLACGFPGVDHAFAVQAGREVRILVDSSYVNDRQAKKLSRDVAGAIEQTLTYPGEVKVTVLRETRAVEYAK from the coding sequence ATGGACCCTTCTGTTGTCGGAGCTGCTGTTGCCGCCGGGCTGGCTGGCATCGCACTTGGATTCTTTTTCGACCGTTTGCGCAAGGGTAGCGCATATCAGGGTCGTGATGAAATTCTTGAGCAGGCGAGAAGAGATGCTGAAAACAATCGTCGTAACGAAGAAATTGTCCTGAAAGAGGAGATGCTCAAACGCCGCGAAGAGCAGGAGCAAAAACTGGAGCAACTTCGGGACAAAATTCGCGACCGGGAACGCGGTGTCGACAAACGTGAGTCTCAGCTCAGGGAACTCCAAAATGGCATCACCAAAAAGGAGCAAATGCTTCAGGCAACCCAGTTGAAACTGACAGAACGCAGTAAAGCTACCGACGCTCGACAAAAGGAGCTTGACCGGCTGCTGAACGAAGAACGGGAACAGCTCTACAAGATCAGCGGTCTCACCAAAGAACAGGCATCCGAGCAGCTGCTTCGACGAATTGAACGCGATCTGGCCGACGAAGTCGGTGCGTTGATCATGAAGCACGAAGATGAAGTCAAAGGTGAGTGTGAAAAACAGGCGCGTGAAATCATTGGAATGGCCGTTCAGCGTTATGCATCAACGCATGTTTCTGAGACGACCGTCTCAAGTGTGGACATTCCCAGTGATGAAATGAAGGGCCGGATCATCGGACGCGAGGGCCGAAATATTCGCGCGTTTGAAAAAGCGACCGGTGTCGATGTGATTGTTGATGACACACCGGGTGTTGTTATCGTCTCGGCGTTTGACAATGTCCGCCGCGAAGTTGGCAAGCTGTCACTCACACGGTTGATTCAGGATGGTCGTATTCATCCCTCTCGAATTGAAGAAGTCGTCCAGGAAACTCAGAAGGAAATGCAGGAACATATCCGAAGAATGGGATTGGAAGCCTGTGAGGAAGCCGGCGTGCGCGGACTGCATAAGAAGCTGGTTGACCTGATGGGCCGACTGCAGTTTCGAACCAGTTACAGCCAGAATGTCAGGCAGCATTCGATTGAGGTTGCTCATCTGACAGGAATGATGGCAGAACAACTGGGACTGGATGGAACACTCGCTCGGCGCTGCGGATTTCTACACGATTTGGGAAAGGCGGCCGACCACGAAATGGAAGGCGGGCATCCTGCAGTCGGGGCGGAATTACTCAGACGTTACGGCGAAGGTGAAGAAGTCGTGCATGCGGCGGCGGGCCACCATGATGATATCCGTCCGGAATACATCTATACGGTTCTTGTTGCAGCGGCCGACGCGATTTCCGCAGCCCGTCCCGGTGCTCGTCGGGAAACCCTTGAGAAGTATGTTCGACGTCTCGAAGAGCTGGAAACGCTGGCCTGTGGATTTCCGGGAGTCGATCATGCTTTTGCTGTACAGGCCGGACGCGAAGTCCGCATTCTGGTGGATTCGTCCTACGTGAATGATCGGCAGGCCAAAAAACTGAGTCGTGACGTCGCAGGGGCCATCGAACAGACTTTAACCTATCCGGGTGAAGTGAAAGTCACTGTATTGCGCGAAACGCGTGCCGTTGAATATGCAAAGTAA
- a CDS encoding MFS transporter, which translates to MEHKIKRGTLLIASFLTLVAAGAGFATRGAAGPAWAKMGIGPGEFGSIMGAGFIGFGFVIMIGGILVEKFGYKKLLLLAVGLHLVSAAMMFMTPSLYDGWVESAGQSEATNGAIQLLWISVLIFSICAGLYEAVINPLVGQLYPENQTHYLNVLHAGWPGGLIVGGLVAAAFQNETAWVQEIPWHYALSAYSLVLVLITLMVISQQFPKSVSESGKSSFGVLFSCFASIPFLLLLVLHALIGYMELGVDSWMTRLMENLVENSVTVLIYTSVLMFVLRFFAGPIVHKINPIGLLLASSVIAVLGLLWLGTEIKSVAVIFAAATLYSFGKAFLWPTMLAVAGERYPQCGAVSMSALGAAGMISVGFVGGAMIGAQQSESMNLALEESSPETYSRYFEGTQEKFLGYDFRILNPGLQQAAMEDKLDEALVNIDGREGMSDEDKSARKELIQNNFEADSQAIKMAFNAGGRRALTLTATVPGAMVIGFLILALYYKSIGGYKVIRLDEQNGESATSVEST; encoded by the coding sequence ATGGAACACAAGATCAAACGCGGAACGCTGCTCATCGCCAGCTTCCTGACACTTGTCGCAGCGGGTGCCGGATTTGCGACACGAGGTGCGGCAGGTCCGGCCTGGGCCAAAATGGGAATCGGCCCCGGCGAATTTGGATCGATCATGGGCGCCGGTTTCATCGGGTTCGGGTTTGTCATCATGATCGGTGGAATTCTGGTAGAAAAATTTGGATATAAGAAACTGCTGCTGCTGGCCGTCGGTTTGCACCTGGTCAGTGCCGCCATGATGTTCATGACACCATCATTGTACGATGGCTGGGTGGAGTCTGCAGGACAGTCGGAAGCCACAAATGGGGCCATTCAACTGCTTTGGATCAGCGTGTTGATATTCTCGATTTGTGCGGGCCTCTACGAAGCAGTCATCAATCCGCTGGTCGGACAACTTTACCCGGAGAATCAAACGCACTATCTGAATGTGCTGCATGCAGGTTGGCCGGGTGGATTGATTGTAGGTGGGCTGGTTGCTGCCGCCTTTCAGAACGAAACAGCCTGGGTACAGGAGATTCCCTGGCATTACGCACTTTCGGCATACTCACTTGTTCTCGTGCTTATCACACTAATGGTGATTAGTCAGCAATTCCCGAAATCGGTTTCCGAAAGTGGAAAATCGTCGTTCGGCGTTCTGTTTAGCTGCTTCGCTTCCATTCCTTTTCTGCTGCTGTTGGTGCTGCATGCGTTGATCGGCTACATGGAACTTGGCGTTGACTCATGGATGACGCGTCTGATGGAGAACCTTGTCGAGAACTCTGTCACGGTCTTGATCTACACGTCGGTGTTAATGTTCGTGCTGCGGTTCTTTGCAGGGCCGATTGTCCACAAGATCAATCCGATCGGCCTTCTGCTGGCCAGTTCCGTGATTGCGGTGCTGGGACTGCTATGGTTGGGTACTGAAATTAAGAGCGTGGCAGTCATCTTCGCTGCAGCCACTCTTTACAGCTTCGGCAAAGCCTTTCTATGGCCAACCATGCTTGCAGTTGCCGGAGAACGTTATCCCCAATGCGGTGCTGTATCAATGAGTGCGCTTGGTGCTGCAGGAATGATCTCAGTTGGATTTGTAGGTGGGGCAATGATCGGTGCTCAGCAGAGTGAATCAATGAATTTAGCCCTGGAGGAAAGCTCCCCTGAAACCTACAGTCGCTACTTTGAAGGAACACAGGAAAAGTTTCTCGGATACGATTTCCGTATACTGAACCCCGGACTTCAACAGGCAGCAATGGAAGACAAGCTGGATGAGGCTCTGGTCAATATTGACGGTCGAGAAGGAATGTCCGACGAAGACAAATCTGCACGGAAAGAACTCATTCAGAACAACTTTGAAGCTGACAGTCAGGCAATCAAGATGGCGTTCAACGCCGGTGGACGTCGCGCACTAACGCTCACGGCTACGGTTCCGGGGGCAATGGTCATCGGTTTTTTGATTCTGGCCCTCTATTACAAGTCGATTGGAGGTTATAAAGTTATTCGTCTGGATGAACAGAATGGCGAGTCGGCGACGTCGGTTGAATCAACCTGA
- the tilS gene encoding tRNA lysidine(34) synthetase TilS, with the protein MSVNVNAKFLISLKTGYADCGISVPDNGLLLAVSGGADSMALLHGTAQLWPDNTSRFVVAHVNHNLRGGQSRADATFVETAAEKLGLQFVLLSGDTVGEQQMSGGSTEEVARRIRYQMLQDSAQSAEVGHVVCAHQRNDQAETILHNIIRGTGLRGLTGMCRRRQLNHRVELIRPMLDISRSSIEEFLHDLDQKWRFDESNSSAIYTRNRIRNDLIPTLAREYNPQVTDSLLRLASHATEVEKLSGQVAHRCLDDVILELQPGVCRLKRNKLALWPESVVRTALRLIWDQQMWPQQGMTQSHWNNLAKTIRQADGQPGNCPGIKISVTPTIVRIFRLS; encoded by the coding sequence ATGAGCGTGAATGTAAACGCTAAATTCCTGATATCACTGAAAACCGGCTATGCCGACTGCGGCATCTCGGTACCGGACAACGGGCTGCTGCTGGCTGTCTCCGGCGGGGCGGACAGTATGGCTCTTCTGCATGGGACTGCACAACTGTGGCCGGACAACACATCCCGGTTTGTTGTGGCACACGTCAATCACAATCTTCGAGGAGGTCAGAGCAGGGCAGATGCCACATTTGTCGAGACCGCAGCGGAAAAGCTGGGTTTGCAGTTCGTGCTTCTCAGCGGCGATACAGTCGGTGAGCAGCAAATGTCCGGAGGAAGCACTGAAGAAGTTGCTCGACGGATTCGCTATCAGATGCTTCAGGATTCTGCTCAGTCTGCAGAAGTCGGGCACGTTGTCTGCGCCCACCAGCGTAACGATCAGGCAGAAACAATTCTGCACAACATCATTCGTGGTACAGGTTTGCGAGGCCTGACAGGAATGTGCAGAAGGCGCCAACTGAATCACAGGGTTGAGCTGATTCGTCCGATGCTGGACATCTCAAGATCTTCCATTGAAGAATTTCTTCATGACCTGGATCAGAAATGGCGTTTCGATGAATCCAATTCATCCGCCATATACACCCGAAACAGGATCCGGAATGATCTGATTCCGACACTGGCCAGGGAATACAACCCGCAGGTTACCGACAGTTTGCTTCGACTGGCGAGTCACGCCACTGAAGTCGAAAAACTGTCTGGTCAGGTAGCCCATCGCTGTCTTGACGATGTTATTCTCGAATTGCAGCCAGGCGTTTGCCGGCTAAAACGAAACAAACTAGCACTTTGGCCGGAATCCGTAGTTCGAACGGCATTGCGACTGATCTGGGATCAGCAGATGTGGCCTCAACAGGGAATGACACAGTCACACTGGAACAATCTGGCTAAAACGATCCGGCAAGCAGACGGCCAACCAGGCAACTGTCCGGGCATTAAGATCTCCGTCACCCCAACGATCGTTCGTATTTTTCGCTTAAGCTGA
- a CDS encoding sigma-70 family RNA polymerase sigma factor encodes MNEPTDYELIDQTLAGRTDAFDAIVHRHQARLVHSLEHAFGSREDALEAAQQAFVSAWKNLAKFRRDAAFYSWLYRIAFNAAKTNRNRQRIRTTSLNRLHESGRLPSDSNTATQPEETAASEERVELVQQAIRSIAEEYRQPLVLREIDGMSYDEIAQTLGIPVGTVRSRIFRARHELTDRLKRLFPDER; translated from the coding sequence TTGAATGAACCTACAGATTACGAACTCATTGACCAAACGCTCGCGGGCCGGACTGACGCATTTGACGCGATTGTTCACCGACACCAGGCGCGGCTGGTACACAGTCTTGAGCACGCGTTCGGATCGCGGGAAGACGCCCTTGAGGCAGCACAACAGGCGTTCGTTTCGGCCTGGAAAAATCTGGCGAAGTTCCGGCGTGACGCGGCATTTTATTCATGGTTGTATCGCATTGCATTTAACGCGGCGAAAACAAATCGAAACCGACAACGTATCAGGACAACGTCACTCAATCGACTTCATGAGTCCGGCCGTCTTCCGTCGGACTCAAATACGGCCACACAACCTGAGGAAACGGCTGCATCAGAAGAACGCGTCGAACTGGTTCAGCAGGCCATAAGGTCGATTGCCGAGGAATACCGACAGCCGCTTGTACTGCGGGAGATTGACGGAATGTCTTACGATGAGATCGCCCAAACGCTCGGAATTCCCGTCGGAACGGTTCGCAGCCGGATCTTTCGAGCCCGTCACGAATTGACTGATCGCCTGAAGCGACTGTTTCCCGACGAAAGGTGA
- the mtaB gene encoding tRNA (N(6)-L-threonylcarbamoyladenosine(37)-C(2))-methylthiotransferase MtaB: protein MTAERTARLVTLGCKVNQYETQLVRESLRASGYREATEDESADLCIVNTCTVTNTGDSKSRQVIRQLARKNPGTRTIVMGCYATRDPQTVSELPNVIEVVTDKRELPDVLSRFGIVDMPTGISGFEGRHRAFVKVQDGCILKCSYCIIPTVRPGLHSRRPVDIEDELRRLIDNGYREIVISGVHIGHYGIDTNHLKPGTKPERLWDLLRRLDRIPGNWRMRLSSIEMIEVNDDFIRAARDCEHLCPQFHPALQSGSEAVLNRMKRRYRVSGFLKRIDQVRQMLGDDPAMTTDVIVGFPGETDQEFQETLETCRQARFMKVHVFPFSRRDGTQAAEFPDQVHGNVIRDRVQQLSNLERDLALRFYNSRIDSGAELQVLAERVSEQTPGYVRGTDQWYMPVEFPGGDSDLGRFVSCRAISATRHGVSAVRI from the coding sequence GTGACTGCCGAACGCACAGCCCGACTGGTAACTTTAGGTTGCAAAGTAAACCAGTACGAAACCCAACTGGTCCGCGAATCACTGCGCGCCAGTGGATATCGCGAGGCCACTGAAGACGAATCGGCCGATCTGTGTATCGTTAACACATGTACTGTAACAAATACCGGCGACTCGAAATCCCGACAGGTAATTCGCCAGCTGGCTCGAAAGAATCCCGGCACCAGGACGATCGTCATGGGTTGCTATGCGACTCGTGACCCTCAGACAGTCAGTGAGTTACCAAATGTGATTGAGGTCGTGACTGACAAACGGGAGTTGCCGGATGTACTGAGTCGATTCGGCATTGTGGATATGCCGACGGGAATCAGTGGGTTTGAAGGTCGGCACCGCGCTTTTGTGAAGGTCCAGGACGGCTGTATCCTGAAGTGTTCTTACTGCATTATTCCGACCGTGCGTCCGGGACTGCACAGTCGTCGCCCTGTGGATATTGAAGATGAGTTGCGCCGACTGATTGACAACGGATATCGTGAAATCGTCATTAGCGGTGTCCACATCGGCCACTACGGCATCGACACGAATCATCTCAAACCGGGAACAAAGCCGGAACGTCTCTGGGATTTACTCCGCCGACTCGACCGAATTCCAGGAAATTGGCGGATGCGGCTGTCCAGTATCGAGATGATCGAAGTCAATGATGACTTTATCAGAGCCGCTCGTGACTGTGAACACCTGTGCCCGCAGTTTCACCCGGCGCTACAGAGTGGTTCCGAAGCGGTCCTCAATCGTATGAAGCGGCGATATCGAGTGTCAGGATTCCTGAAACGGATTGACCAGGTTCGCCAGATGCTGGGAGACGATCCGGCAATGACAACCGACGTTATTGTTGGTTTTCCCGGTGAGACAGATCAGGAATTCCAGGAGACTCTGGAAACATGTCGTCAGGCTCGGTTCATGAAAGTACACGTATTTCCGTTCAGTCGTCGTGACGGTACTCAGGCTGCCGAGTTCCCGGATCAGGTTCACGGAAATGTGATTCGGGATCGGGTACAGCAACTGAGCAACCTGGAACGTGATCTGGCGTTGAGATTCTACAACAGCCGTATCGATAGTGGAGCGGAGTTGCAGGTACTCGCAGAACGAGTGTCAGAACAAACACCGGGGTACGTTCGGGGTACGGATCAATGGTATATGCCGGTAGAATTTCCTGGTGGTGATTCAGACTTGGGTCGGTTCGTCAGTTGCAGAGCAATATCAGCGACTCGACATGGCGTCTCCGCAGTGCGAATTTAG